One Actinomycetota bacterium genomic window, CTGGCCGAGGTGCGCAAGCGCGGTGATGCCGCGGTGCGCGAGTACACGCAGCGTTTCGACGGCGTGGCGCTCGACGACCTGCGCGTCGAGCTGGCAGAGCTCGCGGCGGCGCTGCGCGCGACACCGCCCGAGTTGCGCGAGGCGCTCGAGGTCGCGCAGGCCAACATCGTCGCGTTCCACCGCACGCAGCTGCGCCGCGACGGTCGTCACGAGCGCGACGGCGTGGTGGTGCGGGAGCTCCGACGCCCGGTCGACCGCGCCGGTCTCTACGTGCCGGGCGGTCGGGCCCGCTACCCCTCGACGGTGCTGATGACGGCGATCCCCGCGCGTGTCGCGGGCGTGGAGCAGCTGGTGCTGTGCGTGCCGCCCGACGCCGACGGGCGCGTCGCGTCGGTCACGCTGGCCGCCGCCGCGCTGGCGGATGTCGACGAGGTCTACAGCATCGGTGGTGCCCAGGCGGTGGCGGCCATGGCCTACGGCACCGACACCATCGGGGCCGTCGACGTGATCGTGGGCCCGGGCAACGTCTGGGTGGCCACGGCCAAGCGTGAGGTGGCGGCCGAGGGGGTGGTCGGGGTGCCGTCGGCCTTCACGGGCCCGTCGGAGGTGGTCGTGGTGGCCGACGACACCACGCCGCCCGCGCTCGCCGCCATCGACCTGATCGTGCAGGCCGAGCACGGCCCCGACGGCCTGGCCTGGCTCATCACCTGGTCGGAGCGCACGGCCGACGCCGTCACCCGCGAGGTCGCCCGGCGCGTGGCCGCCTCGCCGCGACGAGCCGACATCGAGAGCACCCTCACGGGCAACGGTTACGCGGTCGTCGTCGACGGGCCCGACCAGGCGATGACCGTGGCCAACCTGATCGCGCCCGAGCACCTGCAGCTGATGAGCGCCGACCCGGAGATGCTCGTGCCCCTGGTGCGCAGCGCAGGTGCGGTGTTCTGCGGGTGGTACGCACCCGCGTCGGTGGGCGACTACGTCGCCGGGCCCAGCCACGTGCTCCCGACGTTCGGCTCGGCCCGCTTCGCCGGCGCGCTGCGGGTCGACGACTTCCTGAAGCAGCTGCACGTGGTGTCGGTCGACGAGGCGACGCTCGCGCGCCTCGCACCGCACGTGGCGGCGATCGCCGAGGCCGAGGGGCTCGTGCACCACGCCGAGTCGGTGCGACTGCGGGGCGAGCTGTGAATCCCCGCGACGACATCGCGCTCATGGAGGGCTACCACTCGCCACAGCTCGACGTGAAGGTGCGGCTCAACACCAACGAGTCGCCGTACCCGCCGCCGCCCGCGTGGCTCGACGCGTTCGTCGACGAGCTCCGCGGGCTCGACTTCAACCGATACCCCGACCGCGACGCGCTCGACCTGCGCGCCGCGATCGGGGAGCTGCACGGGTTCGGCCCCGAGCACGTCTTCGTGGCCAACGGATCCAACGAGGTGCTGCAGTCGCTCTGCCTGGCGTATGGCGGTGCGGGGCGGTCGGTCGCGGTGTTCGAGCCCACCTACGCGCTGCACTCGCACATCGCGCGGGTCACGGGCACACGTGTGGTGGTGGGCGAGCGCGACGACGGCTTCGCGCTCGTCCTCGACGAGGCCGAGCGCGTGCTGCGCGAGACGTCGCCCGCGATCGTGTTCCTCTGCTCGCCGAACAACCCCACCGGCATGATCGAGCCCGACGAGGTGGTCGACGGCGTGCTCGCCGCCGCGCCGGGCCTGGTGGTGATCGACGAGGCCTACGGCCAGTTCGCCCCGCGCTCACACGTGGGGGCGGTCTCCGACACCGCGCCGCTGGTTGTCACCCGCACCTTCTCGAAGACGTGGTCGCTGGCCGCGCTGCGTCTCGGCTACTGCATCGCGCCGGTCGAGGTCGTGCGCACGCTCGAGCAGGTGGCGCTGCCGTACCACCTCGACGCGGCGAAGCAGGTGGCCGGCCGTCTGGCTCTGCGCCACGTGCCCGAGATGGAGGCGCGCGTTGCCGCGCTCGTCGAGGAGCGGGGCCGGCTGACGGCCGGCCTCACCGAGCTGCCGGTCGACGTGTGGCCGTCGGGCGCCAACTTCCTGCTGTTCCGCCCACGCGCGGTCGACGGGCAGGTTGCCTGGCAGGGACTGGTCGACCGGTCCGTGCTGGTGCGCAACTGCGCATCGTGGCCCGGGCTCGCGGGATGCCTGCGCGTCACCATCGGCACGCCCGATGAGAACGACGCGTTCCTGAAAGCGCTCGACGAGGTGTTGTCGTGAGCGCCCGTCGTCGCGCCACGGTGTCGCGGAACACCAAGGAGACGTCGATCGACGTCGACCTCGACCTCGACGGGTCGGGCGTGGTGGCCGTCACCACCGGCCTCCCGTTCTTCGACCACATGGTCGGCCAGCTGGGCAAGCACGGCGGCTTCGACCTCACGGTCAAGGCGGAGGGCGACCTCGACGTCGACGCCCACCACACCGTGGAGGATGTCGGCATCGCGCTGGGCCACGTGCTGGGTCAGGCTCTGGGCGACAAGACGGGCATCCGCCGCTTCGCCTCGATGTCGCTGCCGCTCGACGAGGCGCTGGTCGACGTCGCCCTCGACCTGTCGGGACGTCCCTTCCTGCACTACGAGGTCGAGCCCGGCCGCGAGCCGCTGGGCAAGCCGCCGTTCGACCCGCAGCTGGCGGAGGAGTTCTGGCGGGCGTTCGCCACATCGGCCGCGATCACGCTGCACCTGCGCCTGCGCAGCGGCAAGAACCCCCACCACATCCTCGAGGCTTCGTTCAAGGGAGTGGCCCGTTGCCTGCGCGACGCCGTGCGCATCGAAGGCGGGGGGGTGCCCTCCACCAAGGGCACGCTGTGATCGCGGTCCTCGACTACGGGATCGGCAACCTGCGCTCGGCCCAGAAGGCGCTGGAGCGGGTGGGCGCCGACGCGGTCCTCACCGACGACCCCGCCACGATCGGAGCGGCCGACGGGGTCGTGCTGCCGGGCGTCGGCGCGTTCGGGCGCTGCATGGAGGCGCTTCACGCCACCGGGCTCGACGAGCTGGCGTGGCGCGCCGTCGACTCGGGCCGCCCCTTCCTCGGCGTGTGCATCGGCATGCAGTTGCTGTACGCCGCGTCCGACGAGGACCCCGGAGTTGCCGGCCTCGGTGTGCTCGAGGGGTCGGTTCGACTGCTTCCCGACACCGTGAAGCGGCCCCAGATGCAGTGGAACGTGCTCGAGCACGACGGCGCGGCGCGGATGCTCGCGGAGCTCGATGACCCGATGTGGATGTACTTCGTCCACTCCTACGCGCCGGAGATCGGCGCGGACGTGGTGGCCACGTGCGACTACGGCGGTCCGGTCGTCGCCGCGGTCGAGCGGGACAACGTGTGGGCGACGCAGTTCCACCCCGAGAAGTCGGGGTCGGCCGGGCTGCACCTGCTGCGCAACTTCGTGGCTGTGTGCGAACGCGCCCGCCGCTTCTGATGGACCTCTACCCGGCCATCGACCTGCGCGGCGGACGCGTGGTGAACCTGGTCCAGGGCGACTTCGGGCGCGAGACCGCCTATCGCGACGACCCGGTCGCGGTCGCCAAGGACTACGAGGCCGCGGGCGCCCCGTGGATCCACGTGGTCGACCTCGACGCGGCGCGGGGCACGGGCCACAACCGCGAGTTGGTCGCTTCGATCGCGGCCTCCGTGCAGACGCCGGTCCAGTGTGGCGGCGGGGTGCGCGACGATGCCGCCGCGGAGGCGCTCCTCGACGCGGGTGTGCGCCGGGTCGTGATCGGCACCGCGGCGGTCGAGGACCCCGACCTCGTCGGGCGACTGGGCGCGCGTCACCCCGGCCGCGTGGCCGTCGGCCTCGACCACCGCGACGGCGAGGTGCGCGTGCGCGGCTGGGTCGAGGGCTCGGGGGCGCGGCTCCTCGACCTCGTGACTGCACTCGCGGCGACCGGCGCGGCCGCGGTGGTCGTCACCGACATCGGGCGCGACGGCATGCTCGCGGGCACCGACGTCGACGGGTTGCGCGCGGTCGTGCGCACCACCCACCTGCCCGTGATCGCGTCGGGCGGTGTGGGCTCGCTCGACGACCTGCGCGCCCTCGGCGGCACGGGCGTCTCGGGTGTCATCGTGGGTCGGGCCCTCTACGAGGGCGCGTTCACCGTGCAGGAGGCCGTCGCCGCGCTGCGCTCGGTCGATGGCAGGTCGGTGTGAGGAGCACCCGGGTGATCCCCTGCCTCGACGTCGACGCGGGGCGCGTCGTCAAGGGCGTCAACTTCGTGAACCTCGTCGACGCGGGTGATCCTGTCGAGCTCGCCGCCCGCTACGACACCGAAGGTGCCGACGAGGTCGTGTTCCTCGACATCACCGCGTCGTCGGACGCGCGCGACACCATCGTCGACGTCGCCCGGCGCACCGCCGAGCAGGTGTTCATCCCGTTCACCGTCGGTGGAGGCGTGCGCACGGTCGACGACGCCCGGCGCCTGCTCCGCGCCGGCGCCGACAAGGTGGCGGTCAACACGGCCGCCATCGCGGACCCGGCGCTCATCACCGCGACGGCGAGGGAGTTCGGTGCCCAGTGCGTCGTCGTGGCCATCGACGCCCGCCGGCGGCCCGCCGGAGGCTTCGGCGTCTACACCCACGGCGGGCGCAACCCCACCGAGCTCGACGCAGTGCGATGGGCCGCCGAGTGCGAGCGGCGCGGAGCGGGCGAGATCCTGCTCACGTCGATGGACCGCGACGGGACGCGCGACGGCTTCGACCTCGAGCTCACCCGCGCGGTCGTCGACGCGGTCGGTGTTCCCGTCATCGCGAGCGGCGGCGTCGGCACGCTCGAGCACCTGGCCGAGGGCGCGCTCGAGGGCGGCGCCGACGCGGTGCTCGCCGCATCGATCTTCCATTTCGGCGAGCACACCGTGCGCGCCGCCAAGGAGCACCTGACGTCGCGCGGCCTCGTCGTCCGCCCGGCCTGACGTCCTGAGGTCGCTTCTTGTCTACGACAAGAAGTGGTTGATGAACTCGACCGCGAGCTCCACCACGCGGTCGGTGCGGCCCACCAGGAAGTGGTCCGCGCCCGGCACGACCTGGATTCGGGTGTTCGTCCACGACGCGACCACCTCGGCCGCGGACTCGGGCGAGCGGAACTGGTCGCGCTCCGGCACCAGGAGCAGTGTCGGGCGGGGGTCGGTCGCGGCCGCCACGTGCTCGGCGTGGCGCAACGGCGGCGCGACCGCGAACCAGCCGGCGTGGCGCGCGTCGTAGACCGCGAGCGACGTGTCGGCGCCGAACGACCAACCCCCGAGCACCAGCGGTAGATCAAGTCCGAGCCCCTCCAGGGCGTCCAGCCCGGCGACCACGTCGAGGCGCTCGGCCCGGCCGTTGTCGTGCGTGCCCTCCGACGCGCCGACGCCACGGAAGTTGAAGCGCAGGGCAGCCACACCGGCCGCCGGTAGGCCCGCGAACAGCGCGCCGATCACGATCGAGCGCATGTTCCCGCCGTGGAGGGGGTGTGGATGGGCGAGCACGACCGCGGCGTGCGCGCCGTCGGGGACCTGCAGCTCACCCTCCAGCGTGAGCCCGTCGGCGGTCTGCAGCTGGACGGTTTCGATGGCCATCAGCTGCGAACGGTACCGTCGAGGTCATGAGCGAGGCGGCCGAGAAGCAGCCCATCAAGATGGTCAACGACCGGATCCTCGTGCAGATCCCGTCGGCCGAAGGCGAGCGGAAGTCGCGCGGTGGCATCTTGATCCCGGCCACCGCCCAGGTGTCGAAGCGCCTCGCGTGGGCCGAGGTCGTCGCCGTGGGGCCCCACGTGCGGAACCTCGAGCCGGGCGACTCGGTGCTGTTCAACCCCGAGGACCGCTACGAGGTCGAGGTCCGCGGCGAGGAGTACCTGATCCTGCGCGAGCGCGACATCCATGCCGTCGCCTCCGAACGCATGGACGGCGGCACCGGGCTCTATCTCTGACGGCGACGGCGACAATCCCGCCGGGCAACGCCTCGGCCGCCACTACCATCGCCATCGTGCTCGAGGAAGACATCGCCGAGGTCGCGTTCAACGCCGACGGCCTCGTCCCCGCCATCGTGCAGGAGGACGGCACCGGCAAGGTGCTCATGATGGCCTGGATGAACGAGGCCACGCTGCGCGCCACGCTCGAGACGGGGCGCATGACGTACTGGAGCCGGTCGCGCCAGGAGCGCTGGGTGAAGGGCGACACGTCCGGTGATCGTCAGTGGCTGCGGCGGGCCTACTACGACTGCGACGGCGACGCGCTGCTCTTCGTCGTCGAGCAGGACGGCCGCGGTGCGTGCCACACCGGTGAGCGCACCTGCTTCTTCCGTGCTTTCGAGCTGCCGGCCCTCGCGACACCGGCCTCCGAGACGCGTGACGACCACTAGTCCGTCGCGCGACGACTTCCGGGTCCTAGCGCGCAAGTACACGGTCGTGCCCGTGTGGCGTGAGGTGCTGGCCGACCTCGTCACACCCGTTGCCGCGTTCCTGCGCCTCGTGGGCGACGGGCCCGGCTTCCTCTTCGAATCGGTCGAGCACGGCGAGCGGTGGTCGCGGTTCTCGTTCGTGGGCCGCAACCCGTCGGCCACGATGGTCGCGCGGGGCGGTCGTCTCTCCGTCGAGGGCACCTTGCCGGAGCGCGTTCCGCGCGATCGCGGCGTGCTGCGGGCGGTCGAGGAGCTCCTCCGCCTGTACCGCTCGCCGTCACTGCCCGATCTGCCGCCGCTGCACGGCGGCGTGGTGGGTTACATCGGCTACGACGTCGTGCGCGAGGTCGAGCACCTGCCCCACGTCCCGCCCGACGACCTCGGCTTCCCCGACGCGGTGCTCTCGGTGATCGGCCAGCTCGCGGCGTTCGACCACTGGCGCCAGCGGGTCACGCTCATCGAGAACGTGATGGTGCCCGACGGCGGCGATGGGCGACCGGCCGCGGACGACGCCGCGCTCGACCGGGCATACGACGACGCGGCCCGCCGGCTCGACGCACTGGCCGCCGACGGCGCCCGCCCACTCGCGGAGCCCGTGGTCGAGCCGCCCCGCGTCGACGATCCGCTGCCGACCGTGCGGTCGGCGATGGGCTCGCGCCCCTACTGCGACGCGGTCGAGGTGGCCAAGGAGCACATCCTGGCGGGCGACATCTTCCAGGTGGTGCTGTCGCAGCGCTTCGACCTCGAAGGCGGCCTCGATGCCGAGCCGTTCGACGTGTACCGGGTGCTCCGTCAGGTCAACCCCAGCCCCTACATGTACTTCTTCCGACATCCCGAGGTGACGGTCGTGGGCTCGTCGCCCGAGCCGATGGTGCAGCTGCTCGAGGGCAAGGTGATCTCCCGTCCCATCGCAGGCACCCGGCGACGGGGCCGCACCGACGCAGAGGACCGACGCCTCGCGGGTGAGCTCAGCGAGCACCCGAAGGAGCTGGCGGAGCACATCATGCTCCTCGACCTGGCGCGCAACGACGTCGGTCGGGTCGTGCGGTTCGGCACCGAACGGGTGGACGAGATGATGACGCTCGAGCGTTACAGCCACGTGATGCACCTCACCTCACAGGTGTCCGGAGAGCTGGTCGAGACCAAGGGCCCGATCGACGTCCTCCGGGCCACGCTGCCCGCGGGAACCGTTTCGGGTGCCCCCAAGGTCCGGGCGATGGAGATCATCGACGACCTCGAGCCGACCAAGCGCGGCCCGTATGCCGGCGTGGTGGGCTACTTCGACTTCTCCGGCAACCTCGACACCGCGATCGCGATCCGCACGATGTTCGTCACCGCGGCCGGGCGGGCGTCGGTGCAGGCGGGCGCGGGCATCGTGGCCGACAGCGATCCCGAGGCAGAGGACGAGGAGTGTCGCAACAAGGCCGCCGCGCTGCTGGCGGCGGTCCCCGCGGCGCGGCGCATGGGGCGGGTGCGCGATGGATGAGGCGAAGGCGGACTACCACGCGCTCCGACACGACGTGGGGGCCGTGTGGCTCCCGCGCGACTTCGTGCAGGTCGCCGGCCCTGAGGCCGAGGCGTACCTGCAGGGCCAGCTGAGCCAGGACGTGGCAGCGATCGCGCCCGCGTCCTCGGCGTGGTCGTTCCTCCTGCAACCGCAGGGCAAGGTCGACGCGCTCGTGCGTGTCGTGCGCCACGCGCCCGACCGTTTCACGCTCGACGTCGACGGCGGCTTCGGCGACGCAGTGCTCGCCCGCCTCCTCCGGTTCAAGCTGCGCACCAAGGCGGACATCGAGGCGCTCGACTGGCGCTGCCTCGCGCTGCGGGGGCCGCGCGCCCACGAGGTCGCGAGCGACGGCCTGCCCACCGACTGGCCCGGGTTGCCCGGCGTCGACCGGCTCGGCCCCGATCCGGCCGTGCCCGAGGGAGTGCGGCTCTGTGCGCGCGACGCCTACGAGGTCGTACGCATCGAGGCCGGCGTACCGGCGATGGGCCACGAGCTGACCGAGCGCACGATCCCGGCCGAGGCGGGTCAGCACGTGATCGACCGGGCCGTCAGCTTCACCAAGGGCTGCTTCACGGGCCAGGAACTGGTCGCCCGGATCGACTCGCGCGGCGGGCGCGTGCCGCGGCTGCTGCGCGGTGTGGTGACGGACACGGGCGCCATCCCGCCGGAAGGAGCCACGGTCGAGGTCGACGGCGCCGCGGCCGGCACGCTGACGAGCGTGGCCCCGTCGCCCGGCGGTGGCGCGGTCGCACTCGCGTACGTGAAGCGCGACGTCGCTCCGCCGGCCGCTGCCGCGATTCGATGGGACGGCGGCGAGCGGGAGGGCGGCGACGCCCGTGCGCGACTCGAGGGACTGCCCCTCGTATCGTGACGGGGTGCGGCATCGGCTCCTCGTGTCACTGCTCGTGGTTGCGGCCGGTGTCGTCGCATGCGCCAAGACCAGGGAAGAGGCGCTGCCACGCGTGCCGCCGACGGTGCCGACCACCAGCACGACGGTGATCGACTACAGCACGGTGCCGCTCGGCGCCGTCGCGACCAAGACCACGACCACCGTGAACCAGGGCCCGGGCCGCGCCCGCCTGTCCGGGACGGTCGTGGGGCCCGACGGCCCCGTGCCCCTGGCCACGGTGCGCGTCGAGCGACTGCAGGACGACGCGGTCGTCTTCAAGGGCGACATCTTCACCGACGCCACCGGCAAGTGGCGCACCGGTCGGCTGGTGGGTGGCCGGTGGCGGGCGCGTGCGTGGCGGGCGCCCGACCTGGCCGACGTGAATCCCACGACCGTGTTCCTCGAGGCCGGCCAGGCCAAGTCGGTCCCGCTCACGCTCGATCGCTTCGGGGCACCGGCGGTGACCGCTTCGATGGCGCCTGATCCTCCGATGCTCGGCGCGAACTCCAACCTCGTCGTCGCGGTGAGCACCGCGTCGGTCGACGCCGAGGGAATCGTGCGGAGCACGCCGATCCCGAACCTGCTGGTCCAGCTGGTCGCGCCGAACTTTCTCATCTCGAACATGAGCCCGTTGCCCACCGACGCCGACGGACGCGTGGCCTGGACCGTCCTGTGCCGGTCGCCGGGACCATCGGGCCTGTTCGTCAACCTCCAGAACGGCTCACCGCAGCCCATTCACGTGGGGGACTGCGTCGAGCCGCCGCCCCCGCCGCAGCCCCCGGTCCCGCCCGCGTAGGGGTCGTCGCCCAGCCGGTCAGGCGACGATGACCGCCTGCGTCTGCGTCGACCGACTGACGAGCTTGCCGCGGTCTTCCGTCACGTCGGTCTGCACGACGATCGTCGTGCGGCCGACGTGCACGGGCGCGCTCGTGATCCAGATCCGCCCGGCCCGGACGGCGCGGAAGAAGTTCGTCTTCGACTCGATGGTGGCCGTGCCGGCGCCGGGCGGGAGGTTCAGCGCCGCGCAGACCGCGCCCATCGAGTCGGCTGCGGCCATGAGGAAGCCTCCGTGCAACATCCCGGCCGTCGTGCAGCGCTCCGGAGACCACGCGGCGCGGGCCCGCACCTCCTCCGGTCTGGCCGAGACGATCTCGAGGCCGAGCTCCTTCGCGAACGGCATCTGGTCGTGCGCCATTGCCGTGGCGGCGGTATCGGTCGCGGCGTCGGGCTCGTCCATCGGCGCGACGCTAGTGGTCGCTCGGTCGTTCCCTCAGGCACGCGCCCAGGGCTTGAGGACCACCACCATGCGGGCTCCGTGACCGTCGGCGGGCTCGGCGCGAACGGTCGCACCCATGGCGTCGACCAGCTCGCGGACGATCGAGAGACCGAGGCCCGACCCCACCTGTCGGGCGGGCGTGCGCGTCGACGTGAAGAAGCGTTCGAACACGCGGGGCAGATCGTCCGCGGGGATCCCGGGGCCGTCGTCGGCCACCCACAACACGACCGCGCCGTCGGCGCGCGCCGCGCCCACGGTGATCGCGGCCGATGCGAACTTCAGCGCGTTCTCGACCAGGTTGGCGACGACCTGTGCCAGCCGGTCGGGATCGGCGGTGGCCAGCAGGGCGCCGTGGCCGTTCGTCACCACGTCGAGCTGCACGTGCGCGTCGTCGGCCGCGGGGCGGAAGCCCTCGGCCGTCTCGGTCACCACCTCGGCCACATCGGTGGCACGCACGTCGAGCGAGAAGCGCCGCGCATCGAGCTTGGCCAGCTCGAGCAGGTCGCGCACCAGGCGCTCGAGGCGACGCGACTCGGCGGTGATCACGGCCGCAGCCTGCGCGTTGTCGGGCGCCTTGCCCTCGGCGATGGCCTCGGCGAAGCCCCGGATCGAGGTGAGCGGGGTGCGGAGGTCGTGCGACACCGCGAGCAGAAACTGCCGCTCGAGCCCACGCGAGCGCTCGAGGGTCTCGGCCATCGAGTTGATCGACCGTGTCAGCGTCGCCAGCTCGTCGTCGCCGCGAGGCTCCGGAAGGCGCGCGGACAGATCGCCCGCCGCGATCCGGCGGGTGGCCCGCTGCGCATCGCGGAGTGGGCGGGTGAGACGAGAGCCCAACACCGAGGCAACCGCGACGGCTGCGCCCAGGGTCACGATGGCGGCCAGCGCGAACCACCGCCCGCCCGAGCGGAGCCCGGTGTCGGGCTTACGCGTGAGGACCACGACGCGCGCCCCCGGACGGGTGGAGGGGACGCGTGCCGCGGCGAAGACGAGGTTGCCGTGCGCGCCCGAGACCACACGACCGGCGAGCAGCGCCTCCAGGTCCAGGTCGCTGTCGGTGACACCCGCGGGCAGCGCGGTGGCGCGGTTGCCCAGGGCTCCGAACGTGACGACCTCGGCTCCCTGGAGACGGAGCGCGCGCCGGAGGAGCTGGGTGACCGCGGGACGGCGCGTCCCCTGCAGGCTGGTCGCGACGTCGACCACCCGCTGCTCGAGGTCACGGCGGGTCTCCCGGCGCGCCCCGAGCTGGGTCAGCACGAGCGTTCCCACGCCCGCCAGCAGCAGCGCACCCGCGATCATCCCGACGATGGCGACGGTGAGTCGCCGGGTCATGTTGGCTCGATGCAGGCGCGCTCAGTCGAGGCGATAGCCGACACCCCACACGGTGGAGAGCGGCAGCGCCTCGCCGAGCTTCTTGCGCAACTGCCGCACGTGCACGTCGACCGTGCGCTCGTCGCCGTACCAGTCGGGTCCCCAGACACCATCGAGGAGCTGCTGGCGCGTGAGCGCGAGCCCGGAGTTCTCCGCGAGGAACTTCAACAGGTCGAACTCGCGCGTGGCGAGCGCAACGACCTGACCGTGCACCCGTACCTCGCGCCGGGCGGCGTCGACCTCGACGGTGCCCACCACGATCTCGGCTCGCTCGCGCACGGGCGCTTCGGAGCGGCGCAGGATGGCGCGTACCCGGGCCACGAGCTCGCGCGGCGAGAACGGCTTGGTGACGTAGTCGTCGGCGCCCATCTCGAGCCCGAGCACACGGTCGATCTCACCGTCGCGCGCGGTGAGCATCAGCACGGGGAGCCCGCCGTCGGAGCGGAGCTTGCGGCAGACGGCCAGCCCGTCGACCTCGCCGGGCAAGCCCACGTCGAGGATGACGAGCCGCGGCCGCTGGTCGCGCACCGCGCGCAGGCCCGCCTCGCCGTCGCGGGCCTGGACGACCCGGAAGCCCTCCTCGCGCAGATAGAGCTCGACGAGATCCGCGATGTTCTGGTCGTCCTCGACGACGACGATGGTGCCCGCCGCGCTTCTCTGGCCATCGGTTCGCCTGCCCGTCGGTTGCCCGCCCATCAGACGGATATCGTCGCGCTACCCGTGTGAGGAAAGTGTGAGCCCCGGCTGAGCATTCTCGACGACATCGTGGCGGCCCACCGCCAGGCCGCCGCCGCCGACGCCCGCTCCTTCGACGCGCTCGTGGCCGATGCGCGCCTGCTCCCGCCCCCCCGGCCCTTTCGCGACGCGCTCGCGCGTGGGCACGCCCTGATCGCCGAGGTGAAGCGCCGCTCTCCGTCGAAGGGTGAGCTTGCCCCCGACCTCGTGCCCGGCGTGCTCGCAAAGGCGTACGAGGCGGGCGGCGCCGCCTGCCTCTCGGTATTGACCGACGCGGAGTTCTTCGGTGCGCTGCCGACCGACCTGGGCGAGGCGCGCGCGGCATGCGAGGTACCCGTCCTCCGCAAGGACTTCACGGTGTCCGAGCGCGACGTCTGCGACGCCCGCATCATGGGGGCCGACGCGGTGCTGTTGATCGCAGCTGCGTTGAGCGATGACGAGCTGTCCCGCTTCGGCGCGGTGGCGCGCGGGCTCGGGCTCGCCACGCTCGTCGAGGTGCACACGGAGCACGAGCTCGAACGCGCGCTCGCCGCCGGCGCCGACCTCATCGGCGTGAACCAGCGCGACCTCACCACGTTCGTGGTCGACGACCGGCTCGCGGCCCGGCTGCGCGAGCACATACCCGACGGCGTCGTCACCGTCGCCGAGTCGGGCATCCGCGACGGCAGCGACGTGACGCGCCTGTTCGCGGCCGGCTACGACGCGGTCCTCGTCGGAGAGTCGCTCGTGACCTCGCCCGACCCCACCGCCGCTGTCCGACAGATGCTGAGAGGAGCGTCCTGATGCGCTGGACCCTGCCACCCGAACGTGTCCCCGCTGCCTGGTTCAACGTGATCCCGCACCTGCCGACCCCGCTGCAGCCACCGCTACACCCTGGCACCAAGGAGCCCGTCGGCCCGGACGACCTGGCGCCGTTGTTCCCGATGGCGCTGATCGCCCAGGAGGTCTCGGCCGAGCCGTGGATCGACGTCCCGGGTGAGGTGCTCGACGTGCTGCGCCTCTGGCGGCCGACGCCCCTCGTGCGGGCCCGCCGGCTCGAGCAGGCGCTGGGCACGCCCGCGCGCATCTACTACAAGGACGAGTCGGTCTCGCCCGCGGGCTCGCACAAGCCCAACACCGCGGTGCCGCAGGCGTTCTTCAACCGCGCCGAGGGCGTCACCCGGCTCACCACCGAGACCGGTGCGGGCCAGTGGGGCAGCGCGCTCGCGTTCGCGTCGCAGCTCTTCGGCCTCGAGTGCAAGGTGTACATGGTGCGCGCCTCGTACCACCAGAAGCCCTACCGGCGGGTGCTCATGGAGCTCTGGGGCGCATCGGTGGTGCCGTCGCCCGTCGACGACGACGAGCACCCGGGCTCGCTCGGGTCGGCGATCAGCGACGCGGTGCGCGATGCCGCGGCGCGCGACGACTC contains:
- the trpC gene encoding indole-3-glycerol phosphate synthase TrpC; translation: MSILDDIVAAHRQAAAADARSFDALVADARLLPPPRPFRDALARGHALIAEVKRRSPSKGELAPDLVPGVLAKAYEAGGAACLSVLTDAEFFGALPTDLGEARAACEVPVLRKDFTVSERDVCDARIMGADAVLLIAAALSDDELSRFGAVARGLGLATLVEVHTEHELERALAAGADLIGVNQRDLTTFVVDDRLAARLREHIPDGVVTVAESGIRDGSDVTRLFAAGYDAVLVGESLVTSPDPTAAVRQMLRGAS
- a CDS encoding TrpB-like pyridoxal phosphate-dependent enzyme gives rise to the protein MRWTLPPERVPAAWFNVIPHLPTPLQPPLHPGTKEPVGPDDLAPLFPMALIAQEVSAEPWIDVPGEVLDVLRLWRPTPLVRARRLEQALGTPARIYYKDESVSPAGSHKPNTAVPQAFFNRAEGVTRLTTETGAGQWGSALAFASQLFGLECKVYMVRASYHQKPYRRVLMELWGASVVPSPVDDDEHPGSLGSAISDAVRDAAARDDSHYSLGSVLNHVLLHQTVIGLEAKEQLAAAGEERPDVVIASCGGGSNLGGISLPFVPDDGVRVMAVEPSSCATLTSGRFDYDFGDVAGMTPLLPMYTLGHDFIPPPIHAGGLRYHGDAPIISNLVQAGRMEAVAYPQGKVFEAAVQFARTQGSVPAPETSHAICAVIDEALLAKEESAERVILFNYSGHGLLDLQAYDDFLNGRLDAST